In Moraxella nasovis, the sequence TGATTGGGATAAATCAAACTGAAATGTCAAACCGCCAGACTGTGAATAGCCAGCTGATATTGAAGACGAGCCAGAAGGCTGCTCAACGACATTATAAACCACATCAACTTGGTCGGGGAAGTTTGACACAGGACGCACGTTAACTTGTACATCTTTAAAAAAGCCTGTACGCAATAGTCGAGCGCGCGATAAGGCAATCTTTTGGTTAGAAGATAAAGCCCCTTCTAGCTGACGCATCTCACGGCGAAGCACTTCGTCTTTGGTTTTAACGTTACCATTAAACTCAATACGACGCACATAGATTGGGCGTTCAGGATCAATCTTATAATCCACATCAACCGTTAATGTCTCATCATTAATACGTCCTACTGGATCAACTTTGGCATAATAATAGCCTTCGTCACCGAATTTATTTGCGATGGCGACAGTTGTCTCATTAAGTGCTGCTTGAGAGTAACCATCACCCTTTTTAAAGGTGATAAGCTGATCTAAACCCACTTTACTGTATGTACTTGGGCCAACAAAATTCACCGACCCAAATTGATACCTTTGCCCTTCTTCTATCGCAAGCTCAATGGATATTTTTTGTTTATCTTCATCAATGTTTAGCGTCGCTTCGTTAATTTTAAAGCGTACGAAACCCTCGTTAAGGTATTTGGCTTTAATCGCCTCAAGACTGGCATTAAATTTGTCTTGGGTGTATTTATCTTTACCAGATAGTGGGTTTAGCTTTTTATCTTTAATGATAAATTCATCTTTTAGGTCGTCATCGCTAAAATATTGGTTGCCAATAATATTAATATCCACCACACGAGCAGGCTTACCTTCGATGAATTTTAAATCAAGCTTAACGCGATTACCATCAAGCTTGGTCTGAACCACTTTAATATCACTATTATAGTAACCTTGTGAGATATATTGGTTTTTTAACTCATTTTCAATCGCATGAACTGTGGATTGTTTTAGCGTATTACCTACCACAAGTCCCACGCTTTTTAAGCCTTCTGTCAGCCCTTCTTTAGGGATTAGTTTATTGCCATCAAAGTTAATCTCAGCGATGGTTGGACGCTCTGTTACATGGAACACCACTTGACCATCTTGTACAGCACTTTGCACATCACTAAACTGCTCTGTGGCATATAATGCACGGATACTGTCAGCAAGCAAATCATCTGTTACAGTCTGACCAACTTGAATCGGTAAAGTCGTCTGTAAGCTTTCAATAGTAACCCGCTGCAATCCTGTAATAGCGATGTCTTTAGCGACGAAAGCTTCGGCATGGGCTTGGGTTGCCATCACTGTCATCACCGCTGCAGCGATGCTTGTGGTCATAAACCGAGAAAAAGAAGGCTGATACATAATTTCACCTAATAGTGTTATCAATAAATCATTATTCACGTCAAACCAAGCTTGATTTGACAAGTAATAAAATCTGCAATGCTGCTAAAGGTAAGCCAAAAAACAGTTTTTGGCAAGCATAAAATGTAAATTATGCCATCTTTTGCATAAAAAGTCTGCAATCGATGGCATAAAGTCCAAAGAATCCTACCCCAATAATCGTGTTATATCATTACTAATCGCAAGCACCATCACACATAATAACATCAGCATACCTATATTTAAGGCAGCGACAGAAAAACGCTCATTCATTGGTCGCCCAAAGATTAGCTCATAAGTATAAAATATCAAATGCCCGCCATCAAGCACAGGAATGGGTAATAGATTAAGCACCGCAAGTGATATGCTAATTAGTGCCATCGTAGACAGCACCTGCATCCAACCCATTTGCACACTTTGGTAAGAAACGTCAGCGATGGTTATCGGTCCAGACAGATTGTCAAGCCCAATTAAACCTGTAAGCATCTTACCGATTGATTTTATCGTCATTACAGACAAATCATAGGTCTTTTGAACCGATAAAGCTGCCGCTTCGCCAAATGAATGATGTATGGTAACTTTATAATCATCAGGTATACTGATTGGACCGCTAAACGCCACGCCCGCTCCAATTTTACCAACGATTTGTCCTTTTTCTTTGGTGGCTTGTGGCATGACAGGGATTGTCAGGTTTTTGCCATCTCGCATAATACCAAACTTAAGCATGGTTTCTGGATTTTGGCGAATCACTTCTGTTACACTTAGCCATTGTGCCATCGGCTTATCATCAATGCTGATGATTTTATCGCCTGTTTTTAAGCCCATCAGATCTGCCGCACCACCATCGGTTATCTGACCGATGACCGCTGGCAACTCAGGTCGCCAAGGCAGTGCACCTAAAGCAGTTAAGGGATCTAATCCTGCTTGTGTATCTTGCATAAAATGGGCGATGTGAACTACATGCGTCGCCTTATCTGTCGTAATACTCACCGACTTAGTTTCACCCATATGATCTGCTAAGGCATAGCTAATCTCCTCCCAAGTATCAACCGCTTTATTATCAATGGCGATAATTTGCTCACCTTGTTTTATTTGGCTAAAAGCGACAGGCGAGCTTGGTAGGATACTGCCAATTTTCGTATTAAGCTGCTCTATTGGCTGTAATAAAATGATAAAAAACAACCCTATGGCAATGATGAAATTCATCACTGGGCCTGCAATAACAATGGCGATTTTCTTTAGGGGGTGCTGATTATTAAATGCCAGATGACGCTCACCCTCTGCCACCTCGCCCTCACGTTCATCAAGCATTTTGACATAACCGCCAAATGGTATGGCACACACACGATAATCAATGCCAGTTTTTGGACTAGTCCAACCAAACAGTCGTTTACCAAAACCAATAGAATAGGTCAGCACCTTAACACCGCATAGCCGTGCGACAATATAATGCCCCCATTCATGCAAGGCGATGAGTGGCAACAGCACCAAAACAGCAGACAATAGCATAGCAAAAGCGGTCATTATAAAGCTCCTATTAAGCGATTACTTGCCAATCTTACAGCTTGATCAAACGTTAAAATATCGGTCAAATCAGTAAAGCTCACCCCAAAATCTTTAGATAAATCATCACAATGAAGTACTTTTTCTACCACATCAGCAATGTCGGTCAATGCAATCTTACCCCCTAAAAAAGCATCAACTGCTATCTCATTAGCAGCATTTAAAGCGATGGTTGCCCCATTGCCACAGCTTACAGCATATCGAGCTAGACTTAAGCTTTTAAATTTTAACTCATCTGGGCGAATGAACTGCAAATCTGCCATCTTAAATAAATCAAGCGAACTTACGCCACTATCAATACGATCTGGATATGCCAAAGCGTGGGCGATGGGTGTCTTCATGTCTGGCGTGCCGCATTGTGCCAAAAACGAACCATCGATATACTCAACCATCGAATGCACGATACTTTGTGGGTGAATGACGATATCAATTTTATCTTGACTTAGGTTAAATAAATGACACGCTTCAATTAGCTCAAGTCCTTTATTCATCATCGTTGAGCTATCTACTGAGATTTTTTGTCCCATCGACCAGTTGGGGTGTTTGATGGCATCTGACACGCTCGCCTTTTTCATCTCATCATACGATTTATGTAAAAAAGAGCCGCCACTTGCCGTTAGCCAAAGACGTTTTATACCAAAACCCACATTATGAATGGCGTGATTATCTTCTTGTACTGCTTTTGGCAAACACTGAAAAATAGCATTATGCTCACTGTCAATCGGTAAGATGGTTGCACCACTATGACGTGCAGCATTCATCACCAAATCACCCGCCATGACAAGGCTTTCTTTGTTGGCAAGTAGCACTTTTTTACCCGACTTCACCGCTTGCAGTATAGATGGCAATCCTGCCGAACCAACAATCGCTCCGACCACTGTCTGACTATGAGAATCTTTTGCCAAATCACACAGCCCATCTTGACCACCGACTACTTCTGTTGCAAGCCCTGCACGTCGTATCTTATCTGCAAAAGCATCAACGTCATCTTGTGCGACGCACACTCGCTTTGGGCTAAACTCTTGGCATAAAGCAAACAGTTTGGTTAGCTGGCGAAAACCTGACAAGGCGTAAATCTGATAGCGATCAGAATGTCTGCGAATGATGTCAAGCGTACTGTCGCCGATTGAGCCTGTTGCTCCTAGTAAGGTGATGTTTTGCATGGGTAATCTTAGGGTTGGTGGGGTTGTGCTAATCGTCAATTATGAACGTTAGTCTTACAATAATAATGAAATTAAAAACACGATTTAGAATAAATTATTATAACATAAACGCACATTTCATGATAAAATTTCATCCAAAATATCAAAAAATCCATCTCTTTAAAAACACATTTTTATACTATTTTATTTATGAATCACACAGAGCTAAATCACTACCAAGACCAAAATGCCGTCGTTTTATTTTCTGGTGGTCTTGACTCCACCACCTGCCTTTATTGGGCAAAATCTCAGTTTAAACACATTACTGCGATTAGCTTTCGCTATGGACAACGCCATTCAAGTGAACTGATTGCCGCCCAAAACATTGCAAAAGCACTGGATGTGGATCACCGTATTATCGACATAGATATCGCTCAGCTTGGTGGCAGTGCCTTGACAGATAATAGCATAGATGTGCCAGAATATGATGCTAATTCAGATGCTGTACCTGTAACTTATGTGCCAGCACGCAATACCATCTTTTTATCATACGCCTTAGCAGCAGCTGAAGTAACTGGGTCAAACTACATCGTCATTGGCGTAAGCTCGGTGGATTTTTCAGGTTATCCTGACTGCAGACCTGATTTTATTGAAGCCTTTGAAAGGCTTGCCAATCTTGCCACCGTGACGGGAAGAGCAGGCAATACGCTGTCGGTCGTTGCTCCTTTACAGCTCCTATCTAAAGCACAAACCCTAAAGCTTGGGCTTAAGCTTGGCGTAGATTATGGGCAAACTGTATCGTGCTATCAAGCGGATGAGTCTGGCTTGGCATGTGGTGTGTGCGACAGCTGCTCACTTAGACGTCAAGGCTTTCTTGATGCAGGCGTCGCTGACCCAACACGCTATCGCAAGGATGTGATTTATGACTGATTTATTTGACGAAAATAAAGTTAAAGCCACTGACAGCACACCCCAAAAGCGTAAAAACAACCCAGAGCTGTTAAGACACACATTACTGATTGCTGCCAAAGATATCATGCTTGAAGATGGTATTGCTCAGCTGTCCATGCAAAAGGTAGCAACATTAGCTGGGGTTAGTAAAGGCGGACTTTTTCATCACTTTAAGAGTAAAGATGATTTAATCTCAAGTGTCGTCTCACTATTCATCGCTCAGCTTAACACTGCCATCATTAGTCAGATTGCCGACCAAAACGCCTTTGGAGTCTTTACCACTGCTTATGTACGAGTTTTTTTTGATGATAAAAACATCGGTCTTGGCAGTCAATGGTCTGGATTAATAAAACCCATTACCGCCGAGAGTTCTCTTAGGCAGCAGTGGCAACAATGGCTTGATAATAAGCTTCACCAGCACCATAAAACTGACAGTGACGACAGATTACACCTTGTACGCATGGCAGTAGATGGTGTTTGGCTAAATGGCGTATCCACGCATGAACTACCCAGATTAAAAGAGCATCTACTTTGTGCCATCAACAGCATAAAATAAAATCACACACTCATCAAGCATGTGATTTAAAAAGACGGCTAAGTTAAGACTGTTAATAAAACGTAACTAGCAATCTAGCCTAAAAGTTGGCGTTGGTCGCTTCTAAACTGACTGCTGTATCATATACATAGATATAGTCATTGGCATGATTTGGTGTATGATACACCTTAATTCGGATAATTTGGCGTAAGCTTGGATCGTGTGTGTATCCTACAATTTCACCTTTAAAATTTCGCCACGCCCCCTTTCTGACTTCGATACCCATATCATCATAATCAATACTGCGAACTTTTAGGCAATGCACACTGCCATCTATACATTCTTTGGCATTTGGGTCTATTTCCCAAAACATCGTTTTAGCTTTGCCATATAATGATTCAAGTGTCGCTTGACCTTGCCAAGTCAGCGTTAGATCTTCATTAACCTGCGTTAAGGTTGCCAACATTCCATCTGACGATTTGGTCAAGTAAAAACGACTGCCATGAAAGGCGTTAAATAACGTACTTTCTGCTTTTGTTTGGCTATCATAGCATGCCATTAAAGTCGATGCATTATGGCTTGTGTACAAATGACCGTGCTTCATCGCAACATCAGCTGAGTATCGATTACAGCCTGCTGTCGCTGTTAACTTACCGCCATTAAGCTCAAACTTTGCTTGAGCTTGGGCGATTACTTGATCAAAATCTGTTGCAGATTGCTCTTGTTGATCAGCCCGTATTAATGTCCACTGATAATGTGCAATATCATCAAGTAGCGTCATTGGCTTAGTGTCATGGCTACTGTCTTGCTGTCGCTTGGAAGTTGAAGCAACCTGCTGCTCTTGACGATCAAAGCCATTACTCTCAATACAATGACACGCTACCAACGTTAATGACAATATAATTACAAAACTGCGAGAGGTCAAAACAAAGCGTCTTAATTTTCCTAAAAAAAGCATAAAAAACATTCATTACAATAATTTTGTTATATCATAGCACCATCTGTTTAAATTTCTTGTAAAAATTTGTATCAAAATGGCTTATCAGCTTAGCTTAGTAGTGATTTGGTAGGAAAATCCCAAAAATTTTGTTACAATAACATCAACTCATACACAGGAAAACATCATGTCAGCCATTAAAACACAAAGTCTCGTCACCAACACGACGCTCATCAGTCACTTTGAGCCACGCACATTAACACAATTGCAGCTGTTTGGAGCTTATCTTGTTGCAGGCGTAAAATACGAACACACCGAACTGCCAAAACGTGGCAAAGATGCATGGCTTGCCAAACTGCCCAAGGTCGATAATTCGCCCATTGCCATGGATATTGATATTGTCTGCATTCTGTATAACCATACACGAAAACCTTTAGATATTATTTGGTACGGCAAGCTAAGAAATAATAGCGAAACTGTTCGCCATGGCGGTGATGCGTTAATTGGATCAAAATCCTTTGAAGAAACGCTCATCAACCAAGAAGAGATTCGTGTGCGAGCCTTAGACTTAGACGATAACATTCATCATGCGGCATTTGTCATCACAAGCTACCACAACCAACCACTGCGATTTGCCAAAAAAGGGATAGCAACACTAACTGATAATGAAAATAACATCGCTCACAGCTTTCATTTAGATGCAATAGAAGGTGACTGCCAATCTTTTCTTGCTTGGCACATACAGCGTACCGATAATGATTGGCTCGTACACGCACCAATGAAAAATCTATCTACCAAGGATATTGACTCGCTTGGCGATGCTGTATCAACCCTGCTAGAGCAGCATACTCGCTGGTAAAGCAGTTCAGTTATAGACGATGTCAAAATACTGTGGCATTACTTAAAAACAAAAAAAACTTTTTAAGTTACACAAAAAACCGCAAAAAATTCTTTGCGGTTTTTTTAGGTTATGATATGTATTGGCGATAAACCACTAACTATAAAGCAGTTACCAAATTAGAGCATCGGCAGAGCTTAAACTGATAAAGCCATCTGGAATCTGACCGTGCGCTGTCTGCCACTTGGCAAACGCTTTTTTAGTGTTTGAGCCTGCCACTCCGTCAATCCCTTGGGTATCAAAGCCTAAAGCGGTGAGTTTTTGTTGTAGCATTTTTACTTGGGTGCGTGATAATGGTCGTTCGTGCTTTGGCCATGCTGCTGACAGCCCTTCACCGCCGCCGATACGTTTAGCAAGTAATGATACACCGAGTGCATAGCTTGATGAGTTATTATACACTCGGATAACATCAAAGTTTTGCGTTATTAGTAATGCAGGCCCGTGAATACCTGCTGGCAACCATAATTCAGCGATGGCTGCACCATAAAAAGGCTCATCCACAGGCAAAACCCCTGCTTGACGCCATAAATCAAGTGATTGCTTTTGACCGATTAAACGGTAATCAAACTGCGTTGGCAAGCTCACCTCATAATATGGTGCTAAACCACGCACCCAGCCAGCATCGCCTAGATAGTTGGCTGTTGATGATAGAGCGTCGCTTGCTTGCCATGGGCTATAATAACCATCACCGTTTGCATCTACGCCGTGCAAAAGCCAAGTGCTTGGAATAAACTGTGTATGCCCCATGCCACCTGCCCATGAACCTTTTAGCTGATTTGGCGACACATCACCACGCTCCACCATACGCATCATGGCGATTAACTCACCTTCGGCAAATTCACGTCGACGGCCATCATAAGCTAAGGTGGCTAACGCACTGACCAAATCTGTATTGCCCATGCCCGTTCCATAAGAGGACTCCATACCCCATATCGCTGCTACGATTTGCTTTGGCACTCCATAACGACTTTCAGCATCGGCAAGAGTTGTGCGATACGCATTTAACTTAGAGCGACCTTGTTGAATGCGATTGTGGCTGACGGCAGATTCTACATACTCCCAAGGCATCTTAGTAAATTCTGCCTGAGATCGATCAAGCGAGATAACACTAGATAAGTAATCTGCTTGTGAAAGTAAGTTTTCTAAACGCCAAGTATCATACCCTTGTAGTGCTGCACGACGAATAAAATCTGCCTTCCAATCGCTAAAGCTTGCATAGTGCATCTGTTTAGGCGATGCGGTTTGTTGGGGTATAGCGACATGCTCTTTGGCGATGTGTTGAACTTTTGGCGTATAGACAACAGCTGGCTGACGTACCTCTTTAGGCAAAGTAGACACAGAAGCCTTGCCTTCAATAATCTGTATTGGGGGTCTATCTACAGTCTGCGAGCTTTGGCACGCCATCAATACCGACGCACTCAAAGATAACATAACAAAGCCTAATGTATGATGTCTCATGGTGTTTTAAGCTCCTGTAATGCCAGTAATGTCTACAGGTGTGTCCACAGTAACTACCTTATTTTTAGCGGCATCACTGCGTTTATTTTGTAGTGCAGTCAAGTAGCTATCATCAATCCCACCTGCGATATACTCACCATTAAAGACCGAGCAATCAAAGGTATCTACACGGCTGTACTTGGTATTATTGACCGCTTCTATCAAATCGTCTAAATCCTGAAAAATCAAGCGATCTGCACCGATAATTTTACGCACCTCTTCCACGCTACGCCCAGATGAAATCAGTTCAGCACGTGACGGCATATCGATACCATAGACATTTGGGAATTTAACCTCAGGTGCAGCTGATGCAAAATAGACATTTTTTGCACCTGCATCTCGTGCCATTTGGATGATTTCATGGCAAGTTGTCCCTCGCACGATAGAATCATCAACAAGCAGTACATTTCGGTTCTTAAACTCTAGCGGAATGGCGTTCAACTTCTGGCGAACAGATTTTTTACGTTGACCTTGTCCTGGCATAATAAAGGTGCGACCGATATAGCGGTTCTTAGTAAAACCTTCACGGTACTTCACCCCAAGATGCGTTGCAAGCTCAAGTGCAGAATTACGCGACGTATCTGGAATTGGAATAACCACATCAATACCATGATCTTCACCCCATTCAGCAACGATACGCTCAGCAAGCTTTTCCCCCATTCGCATACGTGCCTTATGCACTGAAATATTATCGATGATAGAATCTGGTCTTGCAAAATACACATACTCAAAAATACAAGGCGAGCGTTTAGCATCAGCTACGCACTGCTTGGTGTGCAAATTATAGTCAAGATCGATAAATATCGCTTCACCAGGGGCAACATCACGCACAATCTCAAAGCCTAATGCAGTCAATGCCACAGACTCTGATGCCACCATATACTCGACACCATTTTCGGTCAAACGGCGACCATATACCAAAGGGCGAATGCCATTTGGATCACGAAAAGCAAGCATACCATGACCTGCAATGATAGCAACTACACCATAAGCACCTTCACAGCGACTATAAACAGCTTGCACCGCCTCAAAGATATCATTTGCATCTAAAGATGACTTGGTAAAATTTTGCAATTCATTAGCAAATACGTTTAATAATACTTCTGAATCTGAATCTGTATTAAGATGACGACGATTGCCTGCATACAGTTCTTTTGCAAGCATTTCAGCATTGGTTAAGTTACCGTTATGAGCTAAGGCGATACCATAAGGCGAATTGACATACAAAGGCTGAGCTTCAGCAGTACTAGATGTACCAGCTGTCGGATAACGAACATGACCGATGCCAAAATTACCGACCAATCGCACCATGTGCTGAGTAAGAAAGACGTCTCGCACCATGCCGTTATCTTTACGCAAGTATAATCTGTCGTCTTTTAGGGTAACGATACCAGCAGCATCTTGTCCGCGGTGCTGAAGCATGGTCAATCCATCATACAGCATTTGATTTACAGGTTCATGCGCCGCAACGCCAATCACACCACACATAGTCGCTCCAAGTGTTATTAAGGTGAAAATTTCAATAAGTCAAGCTAAGTAATCAAGCTAAGTAATAAATTCTTATGATGTAATCTAACTATAAGGATTTTGAATTTGTTGCCATGCTGTGCCAAACGCCTCTTGAAGCAGTTGCTTAGCCATTGGGGCGTAAGGCAGTAAACTTTGGGCAAGAGCAGATTCTTGCCATGTTGGTAAATGAATCAAAAAAGGCGATGTAATACCAAGCACAATCAACACTTTTAGTACGCCTACTAGCGACCCAAGCACACCGCCAAGCATTCTATCCAAAAAACCTAAATGCAGTGCCTTTAATGTGCCAACAACCGCTCTTGCCAATAAATGCACCACAGTAACAACAATTAATGCCAGCACTAAAAATGCCGCCGCCACCTGCAATATAGGATCGCTAACGACATTTTCAAATAAGGGAGCTACTTGCTTAACAGTCTTTGACGCTACAATCAAAGCCAAAAGCCACGCTATTAAAGAAGTGGCTGTCTTTACTGCACCCGCATTAAACCCTCTCCAAAGACCCAAAAAAACCACAAAGCTAATACCTATGTCAATTAACGTCATGGCTTAATGGCGATCCATATGCTCAGCAATGGCTCTTACACAATCATCAATCAATTTGGGTCCTTGATAAACCAAGCCAGAAAACAGCTGTACAGCTGTCGCTCCTGCCTGCATTTTCTTAACAGCAATGTTACCACTGTCAATACCGCCAACACCGATCAAATCCACTTTATCCGATAAACGATCGGCAAACTGAGCCAGCACAGCCGTACTGTGATGTCCAATCGGACGACCACTTAAACCGCCTGTTTCGTCTTTTTGCGAGCTATTTTCCACGCCTGCTCGTGATAAAGTGGTGTTTGTGGCAATCAGCCCATCAATATCAAAATTAAGCACCGCCTTGGCAATCTCGTTAATCTGCGATTCATCCAAATCTGGTGCAATCTTTAGGGCAAGCGGCACATAAAATCCATGCTCAAGCGTCAATCTTTGATGGCATTTTTTAATCCCATCAAGTAGTACACTTAAAGCATCGGCATTTTGCAGGCTTCGTAAATTTTTAGTATTTGGGCTTGAGATATTAATAGTGATGTAGCTGGCGTAGGGGTAAACACGCTCAAGGCAATAGATATAATCATCTAAAGCATTTTCTACTGGCGTGGTGGCATTTTTACCAATATTAATGCCAAGCACGCCTTTGTATTTAGCACGTTTGACATTTGCAATTAGAGTATCAACCCCGTCATTATTAAAGCCCATCCGATTGATAATCGCTCCGTCTTCTTGTAGGCGAAATAAACGAGGCTTACCATTGCCTGCCTGAGGACGTGGCGTTACTGTACCAATCTCAAGATAACCAAAGCCAAGCTCAGCAAGTGCATCAATATAAGCACCGTTTTTATCAAGACCTGCAGCAAGCCCAACAGGGTTTGGCATCTCAATACCCATGCAAGTAACTGGCAAGCTTTGGCGAGTGGCAAAAAAATTCAGTAGCTTTGCATGATGGGCTTTATTTAAAAGATCAAGGGTCAATTCATGTGCCTGTTCAGGATCCATGTTGAACAAAAAAGGACGAAGTAACGCATACGACATGAAAAACACACCCTGTATTAATGAGAAAAATAATCCTTATTATACCATGATTTTATGCTTGATAGTAGTCATAGAAAGCTTTTAGGTATCGGTTTATAGCAGATAAATACAAAAAAAATGACATTTATCGCTCTTATGACGCACTTTGCTCAAGCTCAAGCAGCTTTGTTTTAATATCTATGCCGCCTGTATAGCCACCAAGTCCACCATCAGATGCGATCACTCGGTGGCATGGTATGATTAATGAGATAAGATTTTTGCCATTCGCATTAGCAACTGCTCGAAACGACTTCGGCTTTCCGATACGCTCTGCTAACGCCTTATAACTTATCGTCTCACCATAATTAATATTACACAAAGCTTGCCATACTTGTCTTTGAAATGGCGTGCCGTGCGATACATCAAGCGGTATGCTAAACCGCTGACGCCTGCCTTGAAAATACTCATCAAGCTGTTGACAAACTTGTATAGCAGCCGCTTGATTTTGATCTGAGTTTTGTAACTTATGAACAGGTATGACGCAAGATTGATGATTTAAGCGATCTAGTAGTTTAACCGTTTTATCACAATACCAATCAAGCACCAAAAGCTTACCATCTCTTATGGTAAGACTGATGGTAGGCAAGTTATGCGTTGGTGTATAGTAAGTGGTTATCATTAAAATCACTTCATATTAATAGCTTGTATAGCATTAAAAATCTATTTATCATCAACAAATAAAGCATCTACAAATTCTTTAGGGTCAAAAGATTGCAAATCATCAATGCTCTCGCCTACACCGATATAACGGATTGGAAATTTAGTATTTTGGGCGATATTAAAGACCACGCCACCTTTAGCTGTGCCATCTAGTTTGGTGACGCTAATGCCTGTTAGTGGTACAGCTTCTGAGAATACTTTTACTTGATTAATCGCATTTTGTCCTGTGCCTGCATCTAACACAATCATGGTCTCATGCGGAGCACTAGCGTCTGCTTTTTTCATCACACGGATTACTTTTTCAAGCTCATTCATCAAATGGGTCTTATTTTGGAGTCGCCCTGCCGTATCTGCAATTAACACATCAATCCCTTTGGCTTTTGCCGATTGCATCGCATCAAAGATAACCGACGCACTATCTGCTCCATGACCTTGGGCAATCACAGGAATGTGATTACGCTCACCCCAAATCTGCAGCTGCTCTGTTGCCGCCGCTCGAAACGTATCGCCTGCTGCAAGCATCACTGACTTGCCTTCAGCTTGTAAGCGTTTTGCAAGCTTACCAATCGTGGTGGTTTTACCCACACCATTAACACCCACCATTAAAATCACAAAGGGCTTTTTGGTGGTATCAATAACAAGCGGTGCTACCTTAGGCGATAAGATTTGCACCAACTCTTGCTTTAGTGCTTTATATAGCGAATGCGAATAAATTAAGTCGCCTCGTGCTGTCGCTTCTGTCAGATTTTTAATGATTTGATTCGTTGCATCAACGCCAATATCAGCAACAAGCAATTGATCTTCTACCTCTTCTAGAAGTTCATCATCAATCTCCTTGCCTCCGACCAACACATTCATCATGCCCTCAGTAAAGTTCTTGCTAGACTTAGACAGTCCTTGTTTCATGCGGGCAAACCAGCCTTGATTTGAAGAGGTTTCGTTTGTCATGGTATTCCTATGATAGTTAAGTTTATTTAGTTAGTCGCGTCAGTCGGTTTGATATCTACATGAATCGTATAATCCATGACATCAGGTCTGCGATCAGCTGAGTCATACTCTAAACGAATGACGTGGCGACCATAAGCAGTGGCACGATAACTGCCATTAGCAAAATCATGATCATAAGGCATTATTAGCTGTAATTTCATCCGTCTATCAGACACGCTCACAGTAATTTCATCACCCACGTTT encodes:
- a CDS encoding methylated-DNA--[protein]-cysteine S-methyltransferase; translation: MITTYYTPTHNLPTISLTIRDGKLLVLDWYCDKTVKLLDRLNHQSCVIPVHKLQNSDQNQAAAIQVCQQLDEYFQGRRQRFSIPLDVSHGTPFQRQVWQALCNINYGETISYKALAERIGKPKSFRAVANANGKNLISLIIPCHRVIASDGGLGGYTGGIDIKTKLLELEQSAS
- the ftsY gene encoding signal recognition particle-docking protein FtsY, with product MTNETSSNQGWFARMKQGLSKSSKNFTEGMMNVLVGGKEIDDELLEEVEDQLLVADIGVDATNQIIKNLTEATARGDLIYSHSLYKALKQELVQILSPKVAPLVIDTTKKPFVILMVGVNGVGKTTTIGKLAKRLQAEGKSVMLAAGDTFRAAATEQLQIWGERNHIPVIAQGHGADSASVIFDAMQSAKAKGIDVLIADTAGRLQNKTHLMNELEKVIRVMKKADASAPHETMIVLDAGTGQNAINQVKVFSEAVPLTGISVTKLDGTAKGGVVFNIAQNTKFPIRYIGVGESIDDLQSFDPKEFVDALFVDDK
- a CDS encoding quinone-dependent dihydroorotate dehydrogenase yields the protein MSYALLRPFLFNMDPEQAHELTLDLLNKAHHAKLLNFFATRQSLPVTCMGIEMPNPVGLAAGLDKNGAYIDALAELGFGYLEIGTVTPRPQAGNGKPRLFRLQEDGAIINRMGFNNDGVDTLIANVKRAKYKGVLGINIGKNATTPVENALDDYIYCLERVYPYASYITINISSPNTKNLRSLQNADALSVLLDGIKKCHQRLTLEHGFYVPLALKIAPDLDESQINEIAKAVLNFDIDGLIATNTTLSRAGVENSSQKDETGGLSGRPIGHHSTAVLAQFADRLSDKVDLIGVGGIDSGNIAVKKMQAGATAVQLFSGLVYQGPKLIDDCVRAIAEHMDRH